One Streptomyces fagopyri DNA window includes the following coding sequences:
- a CDS encoding TAXI family TRAP transporter solute-binding subunit, which yields MFQALPRIGRRRALFGSAAAFAVVGLLLWWLLPLGEESPGGSITFSTGTPTGVYQKYGVLLQGAIAKDMPRLDVRLKNSDGSQENVRRVATGQADFTIAAADAVETYLLEDKPGAGRLRGCARLYDDYVHLVVPRSSSVRSVADLRGRKVAVGPDGSGVRLIAEHVLQAAGLDPKKDIKPSSDGIGTMPDLLEHHRIDAFFWSGGLPTSAVQKLSDDFAIRLVPIGSDLVAKLHAQGGASRYYRAAVMPADAYPAAQQGGSVQTLAVANFLITREDSDPRLTEELTRTVINSRDRIGSQVHAAQLVDLRTAIYTDPLPLHEGARRYYRSVKP from the coding sequence ATGTTCCAGGCACTCCCCCGCATCGGCAGGCGCCGCGCGCTGTTCGGCTCGGCGGCCGCGTTCGCGGTGGTCGGGCTGCTGCTCTGGTGGCTGCTGCCGCTGGGCGAGGAGTCGCCGGGCGGATCGATCACTTTCAGTACGGGCACGCCCACGGGGGTCTACCAGAAGTACGGCGTGCTCCTGCAGGGCGCGATCGCCAAGGACATGCCACGCCTGGACGTACGTCTGAAGAACAGTGACGGCTCGCAGGAGAACGTGCGCCGTGTGGCGACGGGACAGGCCGACTTCACCATCGCGGCGGCCGACGCCGTGGAGACGTACCTGCTGGAGGACAAGCCGGGCGCGGGCCGGCTGCGCGGCTGCGCGCGGCTCTACGACGACTACGTGCACCTGGTGGTCCCGCGCTCCTCGTCCGTCAGGTCGGTGGCCGACCTGCGGGGCAGGAAGGTCGCCGTCGGGCCGGACGGTTCCGGGGTACGGCTGATAGCGGAGCATGTGCTCCAGGCGGCCGGCCTCGATCCGAAGAAGGACATCAAGCCCTCCTCCGACGGCATCGGAACCATGCCCGACCTGCTCGAACACCACAGGATCGACGCCTTCTTCTGGTCGGGCGGCCTGCCCACCAGCGCCGTACAGAAGCTCTCGGACGACTTCGCCATCAGGCTGGTGCCGATCGGCAGCGACCTGGTCGCCAAGCTGCACGCGCAGGGTGGCGCCTCCCGCTACTACCGGGCCGCCGTGATGCCCGCCGACGCCTACCCCGCCGCGCAGCAGGGCGGTTCCGTGCAGACGCTGGCGGTGGCGAACTTCCTGATCACCCGGGAGGACTCGGACCCGCGGCTGACGGAGGAACTCACCCGTACGGTGATCAACAGCCGTGACCGCATCGGCTCCCAGGTGCACGCGGCCCAGCTGGTGGACCTGCGCACGGCCATCTACACGGACCCGCTGCCCCTCCACGAGGGCGCCCGGCGCTACTACCGCTCGGTCAAGCCGTAG
- a CDS encoding sensor histidine kinase produces the protein MRTRLLPLLIVLMAAVLLALGIPLAGSVAAAEQQRVVVDRIDDTARFAALAQFVTDQPTGPRVNAVDERRQTLIKELAAYYDVYGIRTGVFYRNLAVMANAPETLYLPADGEGREAFNEALLGRRSHDPEQVWPWQRHRLVVASPVIRDGDVIAVVVTDSPTGQMRSKILHGWLIIGAGEIAAMLLALGAALRLTGWVLRPVRVLDATTHDIATGRLKSRVAAAGGPPELRRLARSFNEMADNVEDVLEQQRAFVADASHQLRNPLSALLLRIELLALELPEGNEEIASVRTEGKRLAEVLDDLLDLALAEHAEADLRLTDIGELTAERVASWSPLADSVGVRLTGICPATTAWADPVTLSSALDAVIDNALKFTPEGESVEVEVSSNGEVSKVVVTDRGPGLSDEELARIGDRFWRSAGHQNIKGSGLGLSISGVLLSAGGGSLSYTRHEPRGLKVTVTVPRSEPAS, from the coding sequence GTGCGCACCCGCCTGCTTCCCCTGCTCATCGTCCTGATGGCCGCCGTGCTGCTCGCGCTCGGCATCCCGCTCGCCGGGAGCGTCGCGGCCGCCGAGCAGCAGCGCGTGGTGGTCGACCGCATCGACGACACGGCGCGTTTCGCCGCCCTGGCGCAGTTCGTCACCGACCAGCCGACGGGTCCCCGGGTGAACGCCGTCGACGAGCGCCGGCAGACCCTGATCAAGGAACTCGCCGCGTACTACGACGTGTACGGCATCCGCACGGGCGTCTTCTACCGCAACCTCGCCGTCATGGCCAACGCGCCGGAGACCCTGTACCTGCCCGCGGACGGGGAGGGCCGCGAGGCCTTCAACGAGGCGCTCCTCGGCCGCCGCAGCCACGACCCGGAGCAGGTCTGGCCCTGGCAGCGCCACCGGCTCGTCGTGGCGTCGCCGGTCATCCGGGACGGTGACGTCATCGCCGTCGTCGTCACCGACTCGCCCACCGGGCAGATGCGTTCGAAGATCCTGCACGGCTGGCTGATCATCGGCGCGGGCGAGATCGCCGCGATGCTCCTCGCCCTCGGCGCGGCGCTGCGGCTGACCGGCTGGGTGCTCAGGCCGGTGCGCGTCCTCGACGCCACCACCCACGACATCGCGACCGGACGCCTGAAGTCCCGGGTGGCGGCGGCCGGTGGACCGCCCGAACTCAGGCGTCTGGCACGGTCGTTCAACGAGATGGCGGACAACGTCGAGGACGTCCTGGAGCAGCAGCGGGCCTTCGTCGCCGACGCCTCGCACCAACTGCGCAACCCGCTCTCGGCGTTGCTGCTGCGCATCGAACTGCTCGCCCTCGAACTGCCGGAGGGCAACGAGGAGATCGCGTCCGTACGCACCGAGGGCAAGCGGCTCGCCGAGGTCCTGGACGACCTGCTCGACCTCGCGCTCGCCGAGCACGCCGAGGCGGACCTGCGGCTCACCGACATCGGCGAGCTGACGGCCGAGCGCGTCGCCTCCTGGTCACCCCTCGCGGACAGCGTGGGCGTACGGCTGACCGGCATCTGCCCGGCCACCACCGCCTGGGCCGACCCGGTCACGCTGTCCAGCGCCCTGGACGCGGTGATAGACAACGCCCTGAAGTTCACGCCGGAGGGGGAGAGCGTCGAGGTGGAGGTCTCCTCGAACGGCGAGGTCTCGAAGGTCGTCGTCACCGACCGCGGGCCGGGCCTGAGCGACGAGGAACTCGCCCGCATCGGCGACCGCTTCTGGCGCAGCGCCGGCCACCAGAACATCAAGGGCTCCGGCCTCGGCCTGTCCATCTCGGGGGTCCTGCTCTCGGCCGGCGGCGGCTCCCTCTCCTACACCCGTCACGAGCCGCGGGGGCTGAAGGTCACGGTGACCGTGCCGAGGTCCGAACCGGCGTCCTGA
- a CDS encoding response regulator transcription factor produces MRLLLVEDDNHVAAALSAVLARHGFEVTHARSGEEALQALVPESDGFGVVLLDLGLPDQDGYEVCGKIRKRTSTPVIMVTARSDVRSRIHGLNLGADDYVVKPYDTGELLARIHAVSRRSAPDETGAAGDGALRLGQVRIELPTRQVSVGGSVVQLTRKEFDLLALLAQRPGVVFRREQIISEVWRTSWEGTGRTLEVHVASLRSKLRMPALIETVRGVGYRLVAPTS; encoded by the coding sequence ATGAGACTGCTGCTCGTCGAGGACGACAACCACGTCGCCGCCGCCCTGTCCGCGGTGCTGGCACGTCACGGCTTCGAGGTCACGCACGCCCGCAGCGGCGAGGAGGCTCTCCAGGCCCTGGTCCCCGAGAGCGACGGCTTCGGCGTCGTCCTGCTCGACCTGGGCCTGCCCGACCAGGACGGCTACGAGGTCTGCGGCAAGATCCGCAAACGCACCAGCACCCCGGTGATCATGGTCACGGCCCGCTCCGACGTGCGCTCCCGCATCCACGGCCTCAACCTCGGCGCCGACGACTACGTCGTGAAGCCGTACGACACCGGTGAACTGCTCGCCCGTATCCACGCCGTCAGCCGCCGCAGCGCCCCCGACGAGACGGGGGCCGCCGGTGACGGCGCCCTGCGGCTCGGCCAGGTCCGCATCGAACTGCCCACCCGCCAGGTCAGCGTGGGCGGTTCGGTCGTCCAGCTGACCCGCAAGGAGTTCGACCTGCTCGCGTTGCTCGCCCAGCGGCCCGGAGTGGTCTTCCGGCGGGAACAGATCATCAGCGAGGTCTGGCGCACCAGTTGGGAGGGGACCGGGCGCACCCTGGAGGTGCACGTCGCGTCCCTGCGCTCCAAACTGCGGATGCCGGCGCTGATCGAGACCGTGCGCGGTGTGGGGTACCGCCTCGTCGCCCCCACGTCGTAG
- a CDS encoding amino acid ABC transporter ATP-binding protein, giving the protein MTEVSVAKDAVAATEDLVVLKSVNKHFGALHVLQDIDLTIARGEVVVVIGPSGSGKSTLCRTINRLETIDSGDITIDGKPLPEEGKALARLRADVGMVFQSFNLFAHKTVLQNVMLGQIKVRRADKKAAEEKARALLDRVGVGTQADKYPAQLSGGQQQRVAIARALAMDPKVMLFDEPTSALDPEMINEVLEVMQQLARDGMTMVVVTHEMGFARSAANRVVFMSDGRIVEEAVPDQFFSNPRSDRAKDFLSKILHH; this is encoded by the coding sequence ATGACCGAAGTATCGGTGGCCAAGGATGCCGTGGCCGCGACCGAGGACCTGGTCGTCCTGAAGAGCGTCAACAAGCACTTCGGCGCGTTGCACGTGCTCCAGGACATCGACCTGACGATCGCCCGTGGCGAGGTCGTCGTGGTCATCGGGCCCTCCGGGTCCGGGAAGTCCACCCTGTGCCGCACCATCAACCGCCTGGAGACGATCGATTCGGGCGACATCACGATCGACGGCAAGCCGCTGCCCGAGGAGGGCAAGGCGCTCGCCCGGTTGCGCGCCGACGTGGGCATGGTCTTCCAGTCCTTCAACCTCTTCGCGCACAAGACGGTGCTCCAGAACGTGATGCTGGGGCAGATCAAGGTCCGCAGGGCCGACAAGAAGGCGGCCGAGGAGAAGGCCCGCGCGCTGCTCGACCGGGTGGGCGTGGGCACGCAGGCCGACAAGTACCCCGCCCAGCTCTCGGGCGGCCAGCAGCAGCGTGTCGCGATCGCGCGGGCGCTGGCGATGGACCCCAAGGTCATGCTCTTCGACGAGCCGACCTCGGCGCTCGACCCCGAGATGATCAATGAGGTGCTCGAGGTCATGCAGCAACTCGCGCGCGACGGCATGACCATGGTCGTCGTCACCCACGAGATGGGCTTCGCTCGTTCGGCTGCCAACAGGGTCGTCTTCATGTCCGACGGCCGCATCGTCGAAGAGGCTGTGCCGGACCAGTTCTTCAGCAATCCGCGCAGCGACCGCGCCAAGGACTTCCTGTCGAAGATCCTCCACCACTGA
- a CDS encoding glutamate ABC transporter substrate-binding protein, which translates to MKLRKVTAAAAVVLSLAVTATACGSDDKKDGDSSGGGKEITIGIKFDQPGIGQKTPQGYSGFDVDVATYVAKKLGYAADQIKWKETKSADRENALSRGDVDFIAASYSITPERQQKVDFAGPYLLAHQDVLIRADDDTIKSPSDLNSKKLCSVTGSTSAQNVHDKLAPKAQLQKYPTYSACLTGLQNKAIDALTTDDSILAGYASQATFKGRFKLGGFKMSNENYGIGVKKGSALKAKINTALESMVSDGSWEKAVTANFGPAQYKNEPAPKIGNIVS; encoded by the coding sequence ATGAAGCTCCGTAAGGTCACGGCCGCCGCGGCCGTCGTGCTCTCGCTCGCCGTGACCGCCACGGCCTGCGGTTCGGACGACAAGAAGGACGGCGACTCCTCCGGCGGCGGCAAGGAGATCACCATCGGCATCAAGTTCGACCAGCCGGGCATCGGGCAGAAGACGCCCCAGGGCTATTCGGGCTTCGACGTCGACGTGGCCACGTACGTGGCCAAGAAGCTGGGCTACGCCGCCGACCAGATCAAGTGGAAGGAGACGAAGAGCGCCGACCGCGAGAACGCGCTCTCGCGCGGTGACGTCGACTTCATCGCCGCCTCCTACTCGATCACCCCGGAGCGCCAGCAGAAGGTCGACTTCGCCGGCCCCTACCTGCTCGCGCACCAGGACGTCCTGATCCGTGCCGACGACGACACGATCAAGTCGCCGTCGGACCTCAACAGCAAGAAGCTGTGCTCGGTGACCGGTTCGACCTCGGCGCAGAACGTGCACGACAAGCTCGCGCCCAAGGCCCAGCTCCAGAAGTACCCGACGTACTCGGCCTGTCTGACCGGTCTGCAGAACAAGGCGATCGACGCCCTGACCACGGACGACTCGATCCTCGCCGGCTACGCCTCGCAGGCGACCTTCAAGGGCAGGTTCAAGCTCGGCGGCTTCAAGATGTCCAACGAGAACTACGGCATCGGCGTCAAGAAGGGCAGCGCCCTCAAGGCCAAGATCAACACGGCTCTGGAGTCCATGGTCTCCGACGGTTCCTGGGAGAAGGCCGTGACGGCCAACTTCGGCCCGGCGCAGTACAAGAACGAGCCTGCGCCGAAGATCGGCAACATCGTCAGCTGA
- a CDS encoding amino acid ABC transporter permease, which produces MFDFLQGYDLLGAFWVTVKLTVLSAVGSLIWGTMLAAMRVGPVPLMRGFGTAYVNTVRNIPLTVIILFTSLGLNQTLNVTLGSDNFDTINFRLAVVGLIAYTSAFVCEALRSGINTVPVGQAEAARAIGLNFTQVLTLIVLPQAFRSVVGPLTNVLIALTKNTTVAAAIGVAEAATLMKSMIENEAQLGAVSAVFAFGFICLTLPTGLLLGWVGKKVAVKR; this is translated from the coding sequence GTGTTCGACTTTCTTCAAGGTTACGACCTGCTGGGAGCCTTCTGGGTGACGGTGAAACTCACCGTCCTCTCAGCCGTCGGCTCCCTGATCTGGGGAACGATGCTGGCCGCCATGCGGGTCGGCCCGGTGCCCCTCATGCGCGGTTTCGGCACCGCCTATGTGAACACCGTGCGGAACATCCCGCTGACCGTGATCATCCTGTTCACGTCGCTGGGCCTCAACCAGACCCTGAACGTCACTCTCGGCTCGGACAACTTCGACACCATCAACTTCCGGCTCGCCGTGGTCGGTCTGATCGCCTACACCTCGGCGTTCGTCTGCGAGGCGCTGCGTTCCGGCATCAACACCGTGCCCGTCGGCCAGGCGGAGGCGGCCCGCGCGATCGGTCTGAACTTCACCCAGGTGCTGACACTGATAGTGCTGCCGCAGGCTTTCCGTTCGGTCGTCGGCCCGCTGACGAACGTGCTGATCGCCCTGACCAAGAACACCACGGTGGCGGCCGCGATCGGCGTCGCCGAAGCGGCCACCCTGATGAAGTCCATGATCGAGAACGAGGCCCAACTCGGCGCGGTCTCGGCCGTCTTCGCCTTCGGGTTCATATGTCTGACGCTGCCGACCGGCCTTCTCCTCGGCTGGGTGGGCAAGAAGGTGGCGGTGAAGCGATGA